One window of the Chryseobacterium camelliae genome contains the following:
- a CDS encoding GNAT family N-acetyltransferase: MMQNFPRIETDRLILSELQEDDLPSVVEYLQHEEFSKYTSNIPFPYTKEDAEFWLKLTREAFEQRKAFTFAIRDKKGMMIGAIGLHNQGSDKAELGYWMAKAFWNQGYITEAAKAVVEFGFNELKFNKIYATHFLHNPSSGKVMQKIGMELEAVLKQHLKKEGKYYDIPMYSIFKNKD, encoded by the coding sequence ATGATGCAAAATTTCCCCCGAATAGAAACGGACCGGCTGATCTTATCTGAATTACAGGAAGATGATCTTCCATCGGTCGTTGAATACCTGCAACACGAAGAATTCTCCAAATACACTTCCAACATTCCTTTTCCCTATACAAAAGAAGATGCCGAATTCTGGTTAAAACTTACCAGGGAAGCTTTTGAGCAAAGGAAAGCTTTCACTTTTGCAATTCGGGATAAAAAAGGAATGATGATCGGGGCTATCGGTCTTCACAATCAGGGATCCGATAAAGCAGAACTGGGATACTGGATGGCAAAAGCGTTCTGGAATCAGGGATATATCACGGAAGCCGCAAAGGCTGTGGTTGAATTTGGATTTAATGAATTGAAATTCAATAAAATTTATGCTACTCATTTCCTGCACAATCCGTCTTCCGGAAAAGTAATGCAGAAAATTGGGATGGAACTTGAGGCCGTCTTAAAGCAGCACCTGAAAAAGGAAGGCAAATATTACGATATTCCGATGTACTCGATCTTTAAAAATAAAGATTAA
- a CDS encoding nucleoside deaminase, whose translation MFTDEYYMKMALHEAETAREKDEVPIGCVIVSNNRVIARAHNLTEALNDVTAHAEMQAITAAANFLGGKYLVNCTMYVTLEPCVMCSGALSWAQISKVVIGARDEQRGFINKHLSLHPKTEIVTGIMENECSAIVKEFFRSKR comes from the coding sequence ATGTTCACTGACGAATATTATATGAAGATGGCTTTGCACGAAGCCGAAACCGCACGGGAAAAAGATGAGGTCCCGATAGGATGTGTGATTGTTTCCAACAACCGGGTGATTGCTAGAGCCCATAACCTGACCGAAGCCCTGAATGATGTTACCGCCCATGCTGAAATGCAAGCCATTACCGCTGCGGCTAATTTCCTGGGTGGCAAATACCTGGTGAACTGTACGATGTATGTGACGCTGGAACCCTGTGTAATGTGTTCCGGAGCGCTTTCCTGGGCACAGATCTCGAAGGTGGTGATCGGAGCCAGGGACGAGCAGCGTGGCTTCATCAACAAGCATCTTTCGCTTCACCCGAAGACAGAAATCGTCACCGGAATCATGGAAAATGAATGTTCCGCAATCGTAAAGGAATTTTTTAGATCTAAGCGTTAG
- a CDS encoding energy transducer TonB, protein MRSVFILLFCCIASCCFSQQQEEFRRVKDFYNHHRVMLNTEFRKKFDAETGTLNKISIKSDFQLFMRKMDSIENVALIGALLKVKNLEDLDRIQNKIPKPDSHVKVSSSTDQPADYPGGINALRQEVGHLFYAAGVYSEIKTVKANVAFIVERDGSISNVHAQGENFTFNRQAEIALYSLSEKFTPGHINGDPVRFRFQLPLTMNIED, encoded by the coding sequence ATGAGATCTGTTTTTATACTGCTGTTCTGCTGCATCGCTTCCTGTTGCTTTTCCCAGCAACAAGAGGAATTCAGGCGTGTCAAAGATTTTTATAACCATCACCGGGTCATGCTGAATACCGAATTCAGGAAAAAATTTGATGCAGAAACCGGTACCCTCAACAAAATAAGCATTAAAAGTGATTTTCAGTTGTTCATGAGAAAAATGGACAGCATAGAGAACGTTGCTCTGATTGGAGCTTTGCTGAAAGTAAAAAACTTAGAGGATCTCGACAGGATCCAGAATAAAATTCCCAAACCCGACAGCCATGTCAAAGTTTCTTCCTCAACAGACCAGCCGGCGGATTATCCGGGAGGTATCAATGCATTGCGGCAGGAAGTGGGCCATCTCTTTTACGCAGCAGGAGTGTATTCCGAAATCAAAACGGTTAAAGCCAACGTAGCCTTTATCGTCGAGCGGGACGGAAGCATCAGCAATGTGCATGCACAGGGAGAGAATTTCACCTTTAACCGGCAGGCCGAGATTGCTCTGTACTCGCTATCTGAAAAGTTCACGCCCGGACACATTAACGGCGATCCGGTCCGTTTCCGTTTTCAGCTGCCTTTAACCATGAATATTGAAGACTAA
- a CDS encoding helix-turn-helix transcriptional regulator, whose amino-acid sequence MKKDFYLTRYALIIKRLESAPATYTQLEDYLLNSFEFQDAGIKSYSIRTLQRDIREISDLFNLSIHNKKKGDNRYYIESRPIMEVDEYNQKLLESFQVSNALNLHPDFSDFIFFETRKPTGVEHFYDLFFAIRNKRVVTFEHYNYKNKLMTSRKVHPLALKESKDRWYLIAIDTKDKMLKSFGLDRINYLDVLKNKFREKYNYNFREHFKNAFGVMNLTEQKPQRIAIRCSRHQGEYIKSFPLHQSQQAIKETPEYLFFEFFLHPTYDFMQEILSYGKEVTVLEPKCLVDDIRSHLMESLNAYSES is encoded by the coding sequence ATGAAAAAAGACTTTTATTTAACACGATATGCTTTGATCATCAAACGATTGGAAAGCGCGCCAGCTACCTACACCCAGCTGGAAGACTACCTCCTGAATTCATTCGAATTTCAGGATGCAGGGATAAAAAGTTACTCCATCCGGACGCTGCAGCGTGACATCAGGGAGATTTCCGACCTGTTCAATCTTTCCATCCATAATAAAAAGAAGGGTGATAACCGCTACTATATTGAGAGCCGCCCCATTATGGAAGTAGACGAATACAACCAGAAGCTGCTGGAATCTTTTCAGGTGAGCAACGCCCTGAACCTTCATCCGGATTTTTCTGACTTCATATTTTTTGAAACCCGGAAACCTACCGGTGTGGAACATTTTTATGATTTGTTCTTTGCCATCCGGAACAAAAGGGTGGTGACTTTTGAACATTACAACTACAAAAATAAGCTGATGACTTCCCGCAAAGTTCATCCGTTAGCGTTAAAAGAATCCAAGGACCGATGGTACCTCATCGCCATTGATACCAAGGACAAAATGCTGAAGTCCTTTGGCCTGGACCGGATCAATTACCTTGACGTACTGAAAAATAAATTCCGGGAAAAATACAATTACAATTTCCGGGAACATTTTAAAAATGCTTTCGGGGTCATGAATCTTACCGAACAGAAGCCGCAAAGGATTGCGATCCGGTGCAGCAGGCATCAGGGAGAGTATATTAAGAGTTTCCCGCTCCACCAGTCGCAGCAGGCCATAAAAGAAACCCCTGAATACCTGTTCTTTGAATTCTTCCTCCATCCTACCTATGATTTTATGCAGGAAATTTTATCCTATGGCAAAGAAGTGACGGTTCTGGAACCTAAATGTTTAGTCGATGACATCCGCAGCCATCTTATGGAATCGCTGAATGCCTATTCCGAAAGCTGA
- a CDS encoding DUF2589 domain-containing protein, whose product MANLVQELNSLDFSVYIGGPLQAAVKAQHDASISQVNFIKEVGFMPAVAASGSGSTAVAATPAQLRYVDFNYQKSVPNPAYDPAVSGSKPFNESSVNLKVPFLTMLTIPALRIDEMTIDFNAKLNSVETQNVSSEFSGNASLSAKFWKVKFNASASYKKTSSSTSTTERTYTLGVHVKAVNDELPAGLSRILDMLEDSIAAV is encoded by the coding sequence ATGGCAAATTTAGTACAAGAATTAAACAGTTTAGATTTCAGCGTTTATATTGGCGGCCCCTTGCAGGCAGCAGTAAAAGCCCAGCATGACGCTTCTATTTCACAGGTCAACTTCATCAAGGAAGTAGGCTTTATGCCAGCGGTTGCCGCCTCAGGATCAGGTTCCACCGCAGTGGCTGCTACACCGGCTCAACTGAGGTATGTAGACTTTAATTATCAAAAGTCAGTTCCCAATCCAGCGTATGACCCTGCAGTATCAGGCTCAAAGCCTTTCAATGAATCAAGTGTGAACCTGAAAGTGCCTTTCCTGACGATGCTGACTATTCCGGCCCTGAGAATTGATGAGATGACCATTGATTTCAACGCCAAATTAAACTCAGTTGAGACTCAGAATGTGTCCAGTGAGTTCAGTGGAAATGCGAGTTTAAGCGCGAAATTCTGGAAGGTGAAGTTCAATGCTTCTGCATCCTATAAAAAGACATCATCCAGTACTTCAACTACTGAAAGAACTTATACATTAGGCGTACACGTAAAAGCAGTGAATGATGAACTGCCGGCCGGACTTTCCAGAATCCTGGACATGCTGGAAGACAGCATTGCTGCCGTTTAA
- a CDS encoding patatin-like phospholipase family protein yields MKKTTILSLDGGGIRGIITCIILRYIEEQLQYYDKPGAKLGDYFDMVAGSSTGGLIASIILCPDEHRKAKYSIRKGLELYAEKGGDIFQVSFWERLLNPFGLLNEKISQEALEKNLNDFFGNLELKELIKPCLITSYDIENRRAKLFNSFKANLSTDNFYVKDVCRATSAAPTYFSPVQIKSMYGQIFSLIDGGMFANNPALCAYAEARKTPFAEILKNHQKANNPGVGDMLIVSIGTGIEARPYSFKKLEKAGKISWVNPIIDILMSANAETVDYQLCQMFQTLGQRNQKNYYRLNPSLKNASPAMDDVRRSNIENLIQAGLAYIDDHRETLNQIVQKLIRNKI; encoded by the coding sequence ATGAAAAAGACAACCATTCTTTCTTTGGACGGAGGCGGGATTAGAGGTATCATTACCTGTATTATCCTGCGTTACATAGAGGAACAGCTTCAGTATTACGATAAGCCGGGTGCCAAGCTCGGAGATTATTTTGATATGGTTGCAGGAAGCAGTACAGGAGGACTGATTGCTTCTATCATTCTATGTCCTGACGAACACCGGAAAGCCAAATATTCCATCCGAAAAGGGCTGGAATTATATGCTGAAAAAGGTGGCGACATATTCCAGGTTTCTTTTTGGGAAAGGCTGCTCAATCCATTCGGGCTGCTTAATGAAAAAATTTCCCAAGAGGCACTTGAAAAAAACCTGAACGATTTTTTTGGAAATTTAGAACTTAAGGAATTGATTAAACCCTGCCTCATCACAAGTTATGATATAGAAAACAGGAGGGCAAAACTTTTCAATTCGTTTAAAGCGAACCTGAGCACAGATAATTTTTACGTTAAAGATGTTTGCCGGGCAACTTCAGCAGCTCCTACCTATTTCAGCCCGGTTCAGATCAAATCGATGTACGGACAGATTTTCAGCCTGATTGACGGAGGTATGTTTGCCAATAATCCGGCACTTTGTGCATACGCAGAAGCCAGGAAAACGCCTTTTGCGGAAATCCTTAAAAACCATCAGAAGGCCAATAATCCCGGTGTGGGTGATATGCTGATCGTTTCTATCGGCACCGGTATTGAGGCCCGTCCCTATTCTTTTAAGAAGCTGGAAAAGGCGGGAAAAATAAGCTGGGTCAATCCTATTATTGACATCCTGATGTCAGCCAATGCTGAAACGGTAGATTATCAGCTTTGCCAGATGTTCCAGACATTAGGACAAAGAAACCAGAAAAACTATTACCGGCTTAATCCATCGCTTAAAAATGCTTCACCGGCTATGGACGATGTAAGGAGAAGTAATATTGAAAACCTGATCCAGGCGGGACTGGCCTATATTGATGATCATCGCGAAACATTAAATCAGATTGTTCAAAAATTGATCAGGAATAAAATATAA
- a CDS encoding M15 family metallopeptidase produces the protein MDKVTLQRIDQLHPIVREEVKQIIKECDEALTGRAKIRITQGLRSFEEQEKLYAIGRITKGKKVTNAKAGQSIHNYGLAVDICLMIDGKTASWDTARDWDNDQVADWYECVKIFAKHGWDWGGNWKTFKDLPHFEKKELRTPKGVIKTSWRALSKMARDKSGYVVLN, from the coding sequence ATGGACAAAGTAACTTTACAGAGAATAGATCAGCTACACCCAATCGTAAGGGAAGAAGTGAAGCAGATTATCAAAGAGTGTGACGAAGCCCTTACAGGAAGGGCTAAAATAAGGATTACCCAGGGGCTGAGGTCATTTGAGGAACAGGAAAAACTGTATGCTATAGGAAGAATCACGAAAGGAAAAAAAGTTACCAATGCCAAAGCAGGTCAGAGCATCCATAATTACGGTCTTGCTGTCGATATATGCCTGATGATCGACGGTAAAACGGCAAGTTGGGATACTGCGAGAGACTGGGACAATGACCAGGTAGCCGATTGGTATGAATGCGTGAAAATTTTTGCTAAACATGGCTGGGACTGGGGTGGTAACTGGAAAACGTTTAAAGACCTCCCCCATTTTGAAAAGAAAGAGCTTCGAACCCCTAAAGGAGTTATAAAGACAAGCTGGAGAGCATTGTCTAAAATGGCGAGAGATAAGAGCGGTTATGTAGTCTTGAACTGA
- a CDS encoding helix-turn-helix domain-containing protein, producing the protein MTAKKIILLFLLVFSAQAWSQQPFPFEEQYKRARYFAGKFPDSSDIVLNSIIEAAQRDNQPEYLAKAYYLKSFNSYVKSDAENTIRYAGIVFNISEKNHYTVGKALSYRMYGTQYAKLGLLEQAEENLSKGIKEVEHLDTDEGHELRGMIYNSYLIFLNEKEYKKKLYYSRKSINEYLGIQNQTRRNELLVSAYSNIGYNLSEVNQFKESMQYLKKAHALVGNGNDYLKCCILHDIGFSFSKNKQPDSAVHYYHQALSIADAFGFTEKKIEITGNLEQAYAEKAEPDSAKTYKIQHLLLKDSASYNKSITVGKVLAGEKKEYSRKLDQSRFLSKSLIIACIILILILGAVMIRIKQLNEKNRKITAEVYQKGITQVPYEEETKDSDEDEKDTETLTSPMKISPEVEENILRGLQAFEENLEFNNRNVAKYDMAHKLNVNTKYLSAVIKKHKDANFNQYINALRIGYIVEQLKNDPQFRKYKINHLAEISGYSSHSAFSHEFKKIVGIHPSAFIKNLTRVS; encoded by the coding sequence ATGACAGCTAAAAAAATTATTTTATTATTTCTGCTTGTATTTTCTGCCCAGGCATGGTCGCAGCAGCCATTTCCTTTTGAGGAACAGTATAAACGTGCACGGTACTTTGCAGGTAAATTTCCTGACAGTTCGGATATTGTCCTGAACAGCATTATTGAAGCAGCACAGAGAGACAATCAGCCTGAATACCTTGCCAAAGCCTATTATCTGAAATCATTTAACAGCTATGTGAAATCTGATGCAGAAAATACGATCCGCTATGCCGGGATTGTCTTCAACATTTCTGAAAAGAATCATTACACTGTTGGAAAAGCACTGTCGTACAGGATGTATGGAACACAGTATGCAAAACTCGGTCTTCTGGAGCAGGCTGAAGAAAATCTCTCCAAAGGCATTAAAGAGGTTGAACATTTAGATACTGATGAAGGACATGAATTAAGGGGTATGATTTATAATTCTTACCTGATATTTCTGAATGAGAAAGAGTATAAGAAAAAACTGTATTACTCAAGGAAATCCATCAATGAATACCTTGGAATACAAAATCAGACCCGGAGAAACGAACTTCTTGTTTCCGCCTATAGCAATATTGGGTATAACCTGTCAGAAGTTAACCAATTCAAAGAATCCATGCAGTATCTAAAGAAAGCTCATGCCCTAGTAGGGAATGGTAATGATTATCTCAAGTGCTGTATTCTGCATGATATAGGATTCTCATTTTCAAAAAACAAACAACCGGACAGTGCTGTGCATTATTACCATCAAGCACTGAGTATTGCAGACGCCTTTGGATTTACCGAAAAGAAAATAGAAATTACAGGAAATCTTGAACAGGCCTATGCTGAAAAAGCAGAGCCTGACAGTGCAAAAACGTACAAGATCCAGCATCTCCTCCTGAAAGACAGTGCGTCGTATAATAAAAGCATTACTGTAGGGAAAGTGCTTGCCGGTGAGAAAAAGGAATACTCTAGGAAGCTTGATCAGAGCCGCTTTCTATCCAAATCTCTGATCATTGCCTGTATTATCTTGATCCTGATACTTGGAGCCGTTATGATCAGGATTAAGCAGCTGAATGAAAAAAACAGAAAGATCACAGCTGAAGTGTATCAGAAAGGTATCACCCAGGTTCCCTATGAGGAGGAAACAAAAGACTCTGATGAAGATGAAAAAGATACAGAAACCCTTACCTCCCCTATGAAAATTTCCCCCGAAGTGGAGGAAAATATATTGAGAGGCCTGCAGGCATTTGAAGAAAACCTGGAATTCAACAACAGGAATGTGGCAAAATATGATATGGCCCACAAACTGAATGTCAACACCAAGTATCTTTCAGCAGTCATCAAGAAACATAAAGATGCCAATTTCAATCAGTACATCAATGCCCTGAGGATCGGCTATATTGTTGAGCAGCTTAAAAATGATCCGCAATTCCGTAAATACAAGATCAATCATCTTGCCGAGATCTCAGGATATTCTTCACACAGTGCTTTTTCCCATGAGTTCAAAAAAATTGTGGGAATACATCCTTCTGCATTTATCAAGAACCTCACCCGCGTCTCCTGA
- a CDS encoding serine hydrolase domain-containing protein, which yields MWLFIQIILIVIAVAVILVYLTGYGYIFNGISKTYFKGKLSANIDDGPYFPGNTVAATAPKPWEKASEYNTYTLPEDLIHDLESSCTASFIVVKNGKLVHEQYWNGYHAGSSTNSFSMAKAVTVMLLGKALEEQKISSIDEKFSAFFGEFDQKEYGKELTLKLLARMESGLDWEENYKNPFLPNAKAYYGRSLISATFPRKFKEQPGSRFEYQSGSTQLLGFAVQKAINQTLAAYLSEKFWTPLGMEHPASWSTDESGMEKTYCCIHSNARDFAKLGQLFLDNGKAGEKQILNEDFIEQMRTPTEHSGHIYGMGLWINHDNPVKHYYFLGLQGQYIIMVPEYDMVIVRTGSYHNLPKNDRGRPDQVKFLVNTAVALFE from the coding sequence ATGTGGTTATTTATACAGATCATACTGATCGTCATTGCCGTGGCAGTAATTTTAGTTTACCTGACCGGTTATGGCTACATTTTCAACGGGATTTCAAAAACCTACTTTAAAGGGAAGCTGAGCGCCAACATAGATGATGGTCCCTATTTCCCAGGCAATACCGTAGCTGCTACAGCTCCTAAGCCATGGGAAAAAGCATCTGAATACAACACCTATACATTGCCGGAAGATCTTATCCATGATTTGGAATCTTCCTGTACAGCTTCCTTTATTGTTGTGAAAAACGGAAAGCTGGTTCATGAACAGTACTGGAACGGTTATCATGCCGGATCCTCTACCAATTCTTTTTCGATGGCTAAAGCCGTCACAGTGATGTTGCTGGGCAAGGCACTGGAAGAGCAGAAAATCAGCAGTATCGATGAAAAGTTCTCTGCTTTTTTCGGGGAATTTGACCAGAAGGAATACGGAAAAGAACTTACGCTGAAACTTCTCGCCCGCATGGAATCCGGACTGGACTGGGAGGAAAACTATAAAAACCCTTTTCTCCCCAACGCCAAAGCATATTATGGCAGAAGCCTCATCAGTGCTACGTTTCCACGGAAATTCAAAGAACAGCCCGGCAGCAGGTTTGAATACCAGAGCGGCTCCACACAGCTCCTAGGTTTTGCCGTACAAAAAGCCATTAACCAAACCCTGGCCGCATACCTGTCCGAGAAATTCTGGACCCCTCTGGGTATGGAACATCCTGCCAGCTGGAGCACAGACGAAAGCGGCATGGAAAAAACGTACTGCTGCATCCATTCCAATGCACGGGATTTTGCGAAATTAGGGCAACTGTTCCTTGATAACGGAAAAGCAGGGGAAAAACAGATTCTGAATGAAGACTTTATTGAACAGATGAGGACCCCTACGGAACATTCAGGACATATTTATGGCATGGGACTCTGGATTAACCATGACAATCCTGTCAAGCATTATTATTTTCTGGGACTCCAGGGACAGTATATCATTATGGTTCCTGAATACGATATGGTCATCGTACGGACCGGAAGCTACCATAACCTGCCTAAAAATGACCGGGGACGGCCTGACCAGGTAAAGTTCCTGGTGAATACTGCTGTGGCATTATTTGAGTGA
- a CDS encoding glycine--tRNA ligase, whose amino-acid sequence MAKQEDVFRKVISHAKEYGFIFPSSEIYDGLSAVYDYGQNGAELKNNIKQYWWKAMVQLNENIVGIDSAILMHPTTWKASGHVDAFNDPLIDNKDSKKRFRADVLVEDYCAKIEDKENKEIEKAAKRFGESFDKEQFVATNPKVLEYRAKREAILTRLAKSLENEDLADVKALIEELEIADPDTGSKNWTEVRQFNLMFGTKLGASADSAMDLYLRPETAQGIFVNFLNVQKTSRHRLPFGIAQIGKAFRNEIVARQFIFRMREFEQMEMQFFVAPGTELDFYEKWKQKRLNWHLALGLGDENYRFHDHEKLAHYANAAADIEFNFPFGFKELEGIHSRTDFDLKAHEKFSGRKLQFFDPERNENYVPYVVETSVGLDRLFLALFSNCLKDEVLEDGSERTVLSLPPALAPIKAAILPLMKKDGLAEYAEKVFNDLKYDFNLFYEEKDAIGKRYRRQDAIGTPYCITIDHDSLTDHTVTIRDRDTMAQERVPVSELRRIIDEKTSFRNLLSKI is encoded by the coding sequence ATGGCAAAACAAGAAGATGTTTTCAGGAAAGTAATTTCTCATGCTAAGGAATACGGGTTTATTTTCCCTTCCAGTGAGATCTATGACGGTTTATCCGCTGTTTATGATTATGGACAGAACGGTGCCGAACTTAAAAACAATATCAAGCAGTACTGGTGGAAAGCCATGGTACAGCTTAACGAAAATATTGTGGGGATTGATTCGGCAATCCTGATGCACCCCACCACATGGAAAGCATCGGGCCACGTAGATGCCTTCAATGACCCATTGATTGATAATAAGGATTCCAAAAAACGTTTTCGTGCAGATGTCTTAGTAGAAGATTACTGTGCCAAAATTGAAGATAAGGAGAATAAAGAAATTGAAAAAGCAGCCAAGAGATTCGGAGAATCTTTTGATAAAGAGCAATTTGTAGCCACCAATCCAAAAGTCCTTGAATACAGGGCAAAAAGAGAAGCGATCCTGACAAGGCTGGCCAAATCCCTGGAAAATGAAGATCTTGCTGATGTAAAAGCACTGATTGAAGAGTTAGAAATTGCTGATCCGGATACCGGTTCTAAAAACTGGACGGAGGTTAGGCAGTTCAACCTGATGTTCGGGACCAAATTAGGAGCCTCTGCAGATTCTGCGATGGACCTGTATTTAAGGCCTGAGACCGCTCAGGGGATTTTTGTGAATTTCCTGAATGTACAGAAAACTTCACGCCACAGGCTTCCTTTCGGGATCGCACAGATCGGGAAAGCATTCAGGAATGAAATTGTTGCAAGACAGTTTATTTTCAGGATGCGTGAGTTTGAGCAGATGGAAATGCAGTTCTTCGTAGCTCCGGGTACTGAGCTTGATTTCTATGAAAAATGGAAACAAAAGCGCCTTAACTGGCACTTAGCCTTAGGTTTAGGAGATGAAAACTACCGCTTCCACGATCATGAGAAATTAGCGCATTACGCCAATGCCGCCGCCGATATTGAGTTTAATTTCCCATTTGGTTTCAAAGAGCTGGAAGGAATCCACTCAAGAACGGATTTTGACCTGAAAGCCCACGAGAAATTCTCCGGAAGAAAACTTCAGTTCTTCGATCCTGAAAGGAATGAAAATTATGTTCCTTATGTAGTGGAAACATCGGTAGGTCTGGATAGGCTGTTCCTGGCTTTATTCTCCAACTGCCTGAAGGATGAAGTGCTTGAAGACGGATCTGAAAGGACCGTTCTTTCTCTGCCTCCGGCTCTGGCTCCTATTAAAGCAGCCATTCTTCCGCTGATGAAAAAAGATGGCCTTGCAGAATATGCTGAAAAAGTATTTAATGACCTTAAATACGATTTCAACCTTTTCTACGAGGAGAAAGATGCCATCGGTAAACGTTACAGAAGACAGGATGCCATCGGTACGCCGTACTGTATTACCATCGACCACGATTCACTTACGGATCATACCGTAACGATCAGGGACCGGGATACAATGGCCCAGGAAAGGGTCCCGGTTTCAGAATTGAGAAGGATCATTGATGAAAAAACGAGTTTCAGAAATTTACTTTCAAAAATATAA